From the Desulfofundulus luciae genome, one window contains:
- a CDS encoding DUF1848 family protein: MVCGGTGAPKVVVSISRRTEPYFYAERIAALLLARYPPERVHTVVVWTKFPETVLLKLRTVLSMYSQVYVHLTVTGLGGTLVEPRVARPEAVLAQIPPLVEFLGDPRRLRVRTDPLVMLRRNGEVFSNLETAVQVIRAATAMGVTAFSASFVELYPKVRRRLLRRGWEAVPLTPEERERVWEKLSAAAAATGAVLYGCCVPGMPVSRCIDGELLSALHPAGERCRVDKAKGQRALCGCTHAIDIGWYNMTCPSGCLYCYANSSV; this comes from the coding sequence GTGGTGTGCGGGGGAACCGGAGCACCCAAAGTGGTGGTCAGTATTTCCCGCCGGACTGAGCCTTATTTTTATGCCGAAAGGATTGCCGCCCTTCTTCTGGCCCGTTACCCGCCGGAGCGGGTACATACCGTAGTGGTTTGGACCAAGTTTCCGGAAACGGTGCTGCTCAAATTGCGTACGGTGCTCAGTATGTACTCTCAAGTGTATGTACACCTCACGGTGACGGGATTGGGCGGCACATTGGTAGAACCCCGTGTTGCCAGACCGGAGGCGGTGCTGGCGCAAATTCCGCCCCTCGTTGAGTTTTTGGGTGATCCCCGGCGCCTGAGGGTAAGGACCGATCCTCTGGTAATGTTGAGGCGAAATGGGGAGGTTTTTTCAAACCTGGAAACGGCGGTACAAGTGATCCGGGCGGCCACGGCCATGGGCGTGACCGCTTTTTCCGCCTCCTTTGTGGAGCTTTACCCCAAGGTGCGGCGGCGCCTTTTGCGCCGCGGGTGGGAGGCTGTGCCCCTTACGCCTGAAGAACGGGAGCGGGTTTGGGAAAAACTTTCTGCCGCAGCGGCGGCCACAGGGGCCGTCCTTTATGGCTGCTGCGTTCCGGGGATGCCGGTTTCCCGGTGTATTGACGGCGAACTTTTAAGCGCCCTGCACCCGGCGGGGGAAAGGTGCCGCGTAGATAAAGCTAAAGGTCAAAGGGCTTTGTGCGGTTGCACCCATGCCATAGATATCGGCTGGTATAACATGACATGTCCCTCCGGTTGCCTTTACTGTTACGCCAACAGTTCTGTTTGA
- a CDS encoding histone deacetylase family protein yields the protein MVFHERYKEVYASDPAAAAGRLDPMVEELAQSFPFVEPRPATDDDVLLVHTPGHLERVKKRPHTYEVALLAVGGAILASDLAMRGEKAFGLLRPPGHHASPDSSWGFCWFNNIAVAVERLRRRGLITRALIIDIDLHYGDGTANIFAGVPEVTYHHVEGISRERFLRDLELTCRGEFDLVAISAGFDRHEADWGRLLKTEDYEAAGKIIGTFARQKCRGRVFAVLEGGYNSDVLGKNALALLKGLEQG from the coding sequence GTGGTCTTTCATGAACGTTATAAGGAAGTTTATGCTTCCGACCCGGCGGCGGCAGCGGGGAGATTGGACCCGATGGTGGAAGAGCTGGCCCAATCATTTCCCTTTGTTGAACCCCGGCCGGCAACAGATGATGATGTGTTGCTGGTACACACCCCGGGACACCTGGAAAGAGTCAAAAAGCGGCCTCATACCTACGAAGTTGCCCTTTTGGCCGTTGGCGGAGCCATCTTAGCATCGGATCTGGCCATGCGGGGAGAAAAGGCTTTCGGTTTGCTTAGACCGCCTGGGCACCACGCCAGCCCCGATTCCAGCTGGGGTTTTTGCTGGTTTAACAATATTGCCGTAGCCGTGGAAAGGTTGAGACGCCGGGGGCTGATCACCAGGGCGTTAATTATCGACATTGACTTGCATTATGGTGATGGTACGGCCAATATTTTTGCTGGCGTACCGGAAGTAACCTACCATCACGTGGAAGGGATCAGCCGGGAAAGATTTTTGCGCGATTTGGAGCTCACCTGCCGGGGGGAATTTGATCTGGTGGCCATATCAGCCGGCTTTGACCGGCACGAAGCGGATTGGGGCCGTTTGTTGAAAACAGAAGATTATGAAGCCGCCGGAAAAATAATCGGCACTTTTGCCCGGCAAAAATGCCGGGGGAGGGTGTTTGCCGTCCTTGAAGGCGGTTACAACAGTGACGTGCTGGGAAAAAATGCTCTTGCCCTGTTGAAAGGGTTGGAGCAGGGATAG
- a CDS encoding helix-turn-helix domain-containing protein, protein MSLEEVRKSQGLTAPTMATRVGITVRELLAIERGQQYPRLCVAQKWANALGLSFEEFSRHFYEKADPAQLLQCNLENQQEG, encoded by the coding sequence ATGAGCCTGGAAGAGGTAAGAAAAAGCCAGGGGCTCACGGCGCCGACCATGGCCACCCGGGTGGGAATTACCGTCCGGGAGTTGCTGGCCATTGAAAGGGGGCAGCAATACCCCCGCCTGTGCGTGGCCCAGAAATGGGCCAATGCCCTGGGATTGAGTTTCGAGGAATTTTCCCGCCACTTCTATGAAAAAGCGGACCCGGCCCAACTGCTTCAATGCAACCTGGAAAATCAACAGGAGGGTTAA
- a CDS encoding MBL fold metallo-hydrolase: MVKITVLSENTVGLPLGLSGEWGLALLVETAGTKVLFDTGERGNILANAAALGINLQEVDALVMSHGHYDHSGGMRDFLRLRGRLPVYVHPDFFALHYVSQPREQYIGVPFRQEELESLGADFIFEQEPQQIAPGLWVSGEVPRKTTFEKGDSRLFSLENDNKVADPFRDDMSLYCVTDEGVVIILGCAHAGVVNIVEHARQVTGIDRIYGIIGGTHLGPASKEQQEATIAYLKNLDLKFLAANHCTGLPVAARLAAIFGPTFHFAPAGASFTLPLKEGGRS; encoded by the coding sequence ATGGTTAAAATAACTGTTTTAAGCGAAAATACCGTGGGCCTGCCCCTGGGTTTGTCGGGAGAATGGGGTTTGGCCCTGCTGGTGGAAACAGCCGGGACAAAGGTTCTTTTCGATACCGGTGAACGGGGAAACATCCTGGCAAACGCCGCCGCCCTGGGGATCAACCTGCAGGAGGTCGACGCCCTGGTAATGAGCCACGGCCATTACGACCACAGCGGAGGCATGCGGGATTTCCTGCGCCTGCGGGGCCGCTTGCCCGTCTACGTTCATCCCGACTTTTTTGCCTTACACTACGTTTCCCAGCCCCGGGAACAGTACATCGGGGTGCCATTTCGACAGGAGGAACTGGAAAGCCTGGGCGCAGATTTCATCTTTGAGCAGGAACCGCAGCAAATCGCACCCGGACTGTGGGTCAGCGGTGAGGTCCCGCGCAAGACCACTTTCGAAAAGGGAGACAGCCGCCTCTTTTCCCTGGAAAACGACAACAAGGTAGCAGACCCCTTCCGGGACGACATGAGCCTGTACTGTGTTACGGATGAAGGGGTAGTAATAATCCTGGGATGTGCCCATGCAGGGGTGGTAAATATCGTGGAACACGCCCGTCAGGTAACCGGCATCGACCGCATCTACGGCATTATTGGCGGGACCCACCTGGGCCCGGCATCCAAAGAGCAACAGGAGGCCACCATTGCTTATCTGAAAAACCTGGACTTAAAGTTCCTGGCGGCCAATCACTGCACCGGCCTGCCTGTCGCAGCCCGTCTTGCCGCTATTTTCGGTCCAACCTTTCACTTTGCACCCGCCGGTGCCAGCTTCACCCTGCCCCTGAAAGAGGGTGGCCGGTCATGA